Proteins from one Microcaecilia unicolor chromosome 2, aMicUni1.1, whole genome shotgun sequence genomic window:
- the LOC115462017 gene encoding taste receptor type 2 member 8-like, protein MTLLPFEIATLIIIAALTVLGSAANSFIVVVNCIEWVKTRQLNSNDIILTGLGVVRFFFQWTVMLHRIIAMIYPNLFTLAKFVNVIYAIWTCLDYANIWFSTLLSIFYWVKIPNQRHHIFIFLKLKISLIVPWLLLGSMLASLVTGIPVIWSVKNSYINYTINLSSTNSMVTNCSLSWNLCEEHQSNSTKDILPKMSLQRVLVPYIYPDLVPMLCIGYSLPFFISCVALLLLIRSLWGHTWHRKGNNCNPSLEVYFTAIKVIVSFLLLYTLNFICIILRILGFYDAESPWFSAFSVAHVAYPSLHSVILILYNPKLKQILERIFLHAEVHSGGDISYNYQLNIRTK, encoded by the coding sequence ATGACGTTGCTTCCATTTGAGATTGCGACACTGATCATCATTGCTGCTCTCACAGTGTTGGGAAGTGCAGCCAACTCTTTCATTGTGGTTGTGAACTGCATTGAGTGGGTGAAGACCAGACAACTGAACTCCAATGACATTATCCTGACAGGTCTGGGCGTAGTTAGATTCTTCTTCCAGTGGACAGTAATGTTGCATAGGATAATAGCTATGATTTATCCAAATTTGTTTACTCTGGCAAAGTTTGTAAATGTGATTTATGCTATATGGACATGTTTAGATTATGCTAACATCTGGTTTTCTACCTTGCTTAGCATTTTCTATTGGGTCAAAATTCCCAACCAAAGACATCACATCTTTATTTTTCTGAAACTGAAGATCTCTCTGATAGTACCCTGGTTGCTCCTGGGCTCCATGCTGGCATCTTTGGTCACCGGTATTCCTGTAATCTGGTCAGTCAAAAACTCCTACATTAACTACACCATAAATCTCTCCTCAACCAACAGCATGGTCACCAATTGCTCATTATCCTGGAACTTGTGTGAGGAACATCAAAGTAACTCTACCAAAGACATTTTACCAAAGATGTCTTTACAAAGAGTTTTAGTGCCATACATTTATCCTGACCTGGTGCCCATGTTATGCATTGGATACTcacttcctttcttcatttcctGTGTGGCACTACTTCTGCTGATCAGATCCCTGTGGGGTCACACCTGGCACAGAAAAGGCAACAATTGTAATCCTAGTCTTGAGGTGTATTTCACTGCCATTAAAGTCATTGTTTCCTTCTTGCTCCTCTATACTTTAAATTTTATATGCATTATCTTGAGAATATTAGGTTTTTACGATGCGGAAAGTCCATGGTTTAGTGCTTTTTCAGTTGCACATGTTGCCTACCCCTCTCTGCACTCTGTGATCCTGATTCTGTACAATCCTAAGCTCAAGCAAATCCTAGAAAGAATTTTCCTTCATGCAGAGGTCCATTCAGGAGGGGATATCAGCTATAATTATCAATTGAATATAAGGACAAAATAA
- the LOC115462016 gene encoding taste receptor type 2 member 8-like, whose protein sequence is MMLLPFEIAALIIIAALTVLGSAANSFIVVVNCIDWVKTRQLNSNDIILTSLGIVRFFFQWTVMLHRIILMIYPNLFTLAEFRNVIYIIWTCLDYANIWFAALLSIFYCVKIPNQRHPIFIFLKLKIPQIIPWLLLGSMLASLVNGIPVIWLVKNSHSNSTMNLSSNSMVTNCSLSWNLCEDHQSNSTKDTSPNIASKLDLLLDSYYTYGVPMLCIGYSLPFFIFCVALLLLIRSLWGHTWHRKGNNCNPSLEVYFTAIKIMVSFLFLYISNFICIILRISGLVNVKSPWFSVVSVVHVAYPSLHSVILILSNSKLRQVLKRKFLHAEVHSGGDIN, encoded by the coding sequence ATGATGTTGCTTCCATTTGAGATTGCGGCACTGATCATCATTGCTGCTCTCACAGTGTTGGGAAGTGCAGCCAACTCTTTCATTGTGGTTGTGAACTGCATTGACTGGGTGAAGACCAGACAACTGAACTCCAATGACATTATCTTGACAAGTCTGGGCATAGTTAGATTCTTCTTCCAGTGGACAGTAATGCTGCATAGGATCATACTTATGATTTATCCAAACCTGTTTACACTGGCAGAGTTTCGTAATGTGATTTACATCATTTGGACATGTTTAGATTATGCTAATATATGGTTTGCTGCCTTGCTTAGCATTTTTTATTGTGTCAAGATTCCCAACCAGAGACATCCCATCTTTATTTTTCTGAAACTGAAGATCCCTCAGATAATACCCTGGTTGCTCCTGGGCTCCATGCTGGCATCTTTGGTCAACGGTATTCCTGTAATCTGGTTAGTCAAAAACTCCCACAGTAACTCAACCATGAATCTCTCCTCAAACAGCATGGTCACCAATTGCTCATTATCCTGGAACTTGTGTGAGGATCACCAAAGTAACTCCACCAAAGATACTTCACCAAATATTGCTTCAAAACTAGATTTACTGTTGGACAGTTATTATACTTATGGGGTGCCCATGTTATGCATTGGATACTCACTTCCTTTCTTCATATTCTGTGTGGCACTTCTTCTACTGATCAGATCTCTGTGGGGTCACACCTGGCACAGAAAAGGCAACAACTGTAATCCTAGTCTTGAGGTGTATTTCACTGCCATTAAAATCATGGTTTCCTTCTTATtcctttatatttctaatttcaTATGCATTATCTTGAGAATATCAGGCTTGGTCAATGTGAAAAGTCCATGGTTTAGTGTTGTTTCAGTTGTGCATGTTGCCTACCCATCTCTGCACTCTGTGATCCTGATTCTAAGCAATTCCAAGCTCAGGCAAGTCTTAAAAAGGAAGTTCCTTCATGCAGAGGTCCATTCAGGAGGGGATATCAACTAA